TTGTAATTAGTAGTACTACATTTGAACTGTTCATTAAAATTCTTCCTTTTGAGTAATATCTTCAGTTACATGCCCTGTTTCTATAACATTTGCTTGAACATTTATAGAAAATTCTAATTTGGGAATCTTTTCATTCCAATATTTACTATATTTTTCTTTCCATTCTCTAGGATATTTTCTTTTTAATTTTAAACCCAGTTCTGCTGAATCTGCTTTGTTTTTTTTAATGATGTCAATGGATTCTTGAATAGCAACTTTAATATGATTCCCTAGCTTTTGATTTAACCTGTTTATATTTTTAGTCTTTGTAATATCTGCTCCTGAAGAATCTTCAATTAAACTCGCATTGCACCAAACATCTACTTTATAGTGGATTTTCTCATTTCTAATTATTGGTTCGATATTCGTTGTCCCATTTTTTATAGAATAAGTTACATAATCATCTTCGGATATTTTAAGTATGACACTATAAGATGAAATCTTATTTTTAAGCCATATTAATCCATGTGCTGCTTCCGCTTCAAATTTGCCTACCATTTTATCATCACGAAATTGAGCATAACCTAATATCTGAACTTCTTCTGATTGTGAAAATTTTATTTTCTTTGTTCCCATATAAGGTAAAACAAGATCACTGCCAACTAAACTTATTGCTTGTGCTGCTCCTAGGAAATTTAATGAGAAGATATCATTCACTTCATCTAAACGATCTAAAGTCTCTCCAGAATAACTCTCAAACATTGGTTTTGCGTTTAATAGGTTGTAAGCCTTTCCTTTTGTTACTATTAGAGATGCTGATAATTGGTTTCTAGGTCTTCGGGTCGGTCCATCAAGTACATCTCTAATGCCTTTATTTTTTGCTAATTCTTCACCGATTAACAATACACGGCGGTGTGCAAAAGTGAGTTTTTGTGACAATCTTCTTTGTGTCTTGGATTCGGTTTCTCTAAGTATTCGACCTGTGTCAGACTCGATGTATGATGTATCACTAGAACTTTGACTTGTATTTGGCTCTCTTATGAATTTTGGAACTGCTATTTGTATAGATGATCGGTACATATTGTTCTCTTCTAAATCAATTGCAGATCCTAGTACAATGGCAAGGTCATTAAGATCAGTTACATCCCAACACCCAATAAGGAAAAAAAGCTGAGAAAATATAAAAAAAATAAGGGTTATTTTTTTAAATTTATGGTGTTTCTTTGTATTATTCATTCTTTTTTTTGATTCCACCTTGTTTCTTGATGATTTCTGTTAGTTGATCCCCCATTCTTTTTTCATCTTGTACCGTTAAATATTGTGGCCGGGTTTTCATGAATGGCCACGGTGAAGCAATATAGGTATCTTTTAAGTCTTTAAAAGATAAGGGAGCTGCAGGAGCAAGGTAAGGAATACCTAGTGAACGTAACTGGGCTAAATGACCAAGTAAAATTAATATACATAAATAAATTCCAAACAAACCAAATAATGCTGCAACAAACATAATTGGAAAACGTAGAATTCGCAATGAGACACTAGCATTATACGCGGGAATCATAAAGGAGGAAATTCCTGTTAAAGATACAACAATTACTATAGGTGCTGAAACAATCCCAGCACTAACAGCAGCTTCACCTACAACTAGAGCACCTATAATACTAACAGCCTGACCAATGGTTTTAGGCAAACGTACACTCGCTTCTCTTAAAGCTTCAAAAGTAATTTCCATGATCAATGCTTCTATGACTATGGGAAATGGAATAGCTTCACGTGCAGCTACAATACTTAGTAATAAACTAGTAGGAATAACATCTTCATGAAATGTTGTTAGTGCAATATAAAAAGCAGGTAATGTTAATGCAAAGAATAGAAATAAATATCTTAACCAACGAACTAAAGTGGACATAA
The window above is part of the Chengkuizengella sp. SCS-71B genome. Proteins encoded here:
- a CDS encoding Ger(x)C family spore germination protein, whose amino-acid sequence is MNNTKKHHKFKKITLIFFIFSQLFFLIGCWDVTDLNDLAIVLGSAIDLEENNMYRSSIQIAVPKFIREPNTSQSSSDTSYIESDTGRILRETESKTQRRLSQKLTFAHRRVLLIGEELAKNKGIRDVLDGPTRRPRNQLSASLIVTKGKAYNLLNAKPMFESYSGETLDRLDEVNDIFSLNFLGAAQAISLVGSDLVLPYMGTKKIKFSQSEEVQILGYAQFRDDKMVGKFEAEAAHGLIWLKNKISSYSVILKISEDDYVTYSIKNGTTNIEPIIRNEKIHYKVDVWCNASLIEDSSGADITKTKNINRLNQKLGNHIKVAIQESIDIIKKNKADSAELGLKLKRKYPREWKEKYSKYWNEKIPKLEFSINVQANVIETGHVTEDITQKEEF